In a single window of the Flavobacterium ammoniigenes genome:
- a CDS encoding peptidase, which translates to MFDKRLFKQQLKENLFNKRRLIILNEDTFEETFSLKLTLMNVFVVLGLGAIFIIFVTTFIIAFTPLREFIPGYSSSKLKIAATELALKSDSLTRAIEYNEAYIKSLKKVLTGELEFAKFNKDSILSSVEKNQIEGDLSASKEELELRKQVNKEEEQSSQKKK; encoded by the coding sequence ATGTTTGATAAAAGGCTCTTTAAACAACAATTAAAAGAAAATCTGTTCAACAAAAGGCGTTTGATTATTTTGAACGAAGACACTTTTGAAGAAACTTTTTCGTTAAAATTGACCTTGATGAATGTTTTTGTGGTCTTGGGTTTAGGGGCTATTTTCATCATTTTTGTTACTACTTTTATCATCGCTTTTACTCCATTACGCGAGTTTATTCCCGGCTATTCCTCTTCTAAACTAAAAATAGCCGCTACAGAACTTGCTTTAAAATCGGATTCATTAACACGGGCAATAGAATACAATGAAGCCTATATCAAATCGCTAAAAAAAGTATTGACGGGCGAATTAGAATTTGCCAAATTCAATAAAGATTCGATCCTATCTTCTGTAGAAAAAAACCAAATAGAGGGTGATTTGTCGGCCTCAAAAGAAGAATTAGAATTGCGAAAACAAGTAAATAAAGAAGAGGAACAATCTTCACAAAAGAAAAAATAA
- a CDS encoding UDP-glucuronic acid decarboxylase family protein, whose protein sequence is MKRILITGAAGFLGSHLCDRFIKEGYFVIGMDNLITGDLKNIEHLFKLENFEFYHHDITKFVHVPGKLDYILHFASPASPIDYLKIPIQTLKVGSLGTHNLLGLARVKKARILIASTSEVYGDPLVHPQTEEYYGNVNTIGPRGVYDEAKRFQESITMAYHTFHGVETRIVRIFNTYGPRMRLNDGRVIPAFIGQAIRGEDLTIFGDGMQTRSFCYVDDQVEGIYRLLHSDYVYPVNIGNPDEITIKDFAEEIIKLTGTNQKVVYHPLPINDPLQRQPDISKAKELLGWEAKVGRAEGMKITYEYFKSLSPEELSKEEHKDFSNYIK, encoded by the coding sequence ATGAAACGAATATTGATAACAGGAGCGGCGGGATTTTTAGGGTCGCATCTTTGTGACCGATTTATCAAAGAAGGCTATTTTGTTATCGGGATGGACAATTTGATTACGGGCGATTTGAAAAATATCGAGCATTTATTCAAGCTTGAAAACTTCGAATTCTACCACCATGACATTACTAAATTTGTTCACGTTCCAGGAAAGTTAGATTATATTTTGCATTTTGCTTCGCCAGCAAGTCCAATCGATTATTTGAAAATTCCAATTCAAACCTTAAAAGTAGGTTCGCTTGGCACTCATAATTTGTTGGGATTGGCACGCGTAAAAAAAGCACGCATATTAATTGCTTCGACTTCTGAAGTCTATGGCGATCCTTTGGTGCACCCACAAACCGAAGAATACTACGGCAACGTAAATACAATAGGTCCAAGAGGCGTGTATGACGAAGCCAAACGTTTCCAAGAATCGATTACTATGGCGTACCATACTTTTCATGGTGTAGAAACTCGAATTGTTCGAATTTTTAACACTTACGGACCAAGAATGCGCCTCAACGACGGACGCGTAATCCCGGCTTTTATAGGGCAAGCCATCCGCGGAGAGGATTTAACCATTTTTGGCGACGGGATGCAAACGCGTTCGTTTTGTTATGTGGACGATCAGGTGGAAGGAATTTACAGACTCTTGCATTCTGACTATGTGTATCCGGTGAATATTGGAAATCCAGACGAAATTACCATCAAGGATTTCGCTGAAGAAATCATCAAATTAACAGGCACCAATCAAAAAGTGGTGTATCATCCGCTGCCCATAAACGATCCTTTACAGCGTCAACCCGACATTAGCAAAGCCAAAGAATTATTAGGATGGGAAGCCAAAGTGGGCCGTGCCGAAGGAATGAAAATTACCTATGAGTATTTCAAATCCCTTTCTCCGGAAGAATTGTCAAAAGAGGAACACAAAGATTTTTCGAATTATATTAAATAA
- the purD gene encoding phosphoribosylamine--glycine ligase, with translation MTILLLGSGGREHAFAWKMIQSPLCDTLFVAPGNAGTAAIANNININPTDFPAIKDFVLKEKVEMVVVGPEDPLVKGIYDFFLNDADLKEIPVIGPSTIGAQLEGSKEFAKEFLFRHNIPTAAYDSFTAETVEQGCQFLETLQPPYVLKADGLAAGKGVLIIQDLAEAKEELRNMLVHQKFGSASAKVVIEEFLDGIELSCFVLTDGKSYKILPTAKDYKRIGEGDTGLNTGGMGAVSPVPYVDAILMEKIESRIVKPTINGFQKDGIPYKGFVFIGLINVKGEPIVIEYNVRMGDPETEVVIPRLKTDLVELFLAVANEKLDQIALEVDQRSATTIMVVSGGYPEEFEKGKVITGLENITDSIVFHAGTKLENNQVVSNGGRVLTVTSYGDNFEEAIKKSYQNIAKLQFDKMYFRRDIGNDLK, from the coding sequence ATGACTATTTTACTATTGGGTTCAGGCGGAAGAGAACATGCATTTGCATGGAAAATGATTCAAAGTCCGCTTTGCGACACCCTTTTTGTAGCACCCGGAAATGCGGGAACTGCAGCAATAGCCAATAATATAAACATCAACCCAACTGATTTTCCTGCTATCAAAGACTTTGTCTTGAAAGAAAAAGTGGAAATGGTTGTGGTTGGTCCAGAAGATCCATTGGTAAAAGGAATTTATGATTTCTTCTTGAACGATGCCGACTTAAAAGAGATACCTGTAATTGGGCCCTCAACTATTGGTGCACAATTAGAAGGAAGTAAAGAATTTGCTAAAGAATTCTTATTCAGGCACAATATCCCAACAGCCGCTTACGATAGTTTTACTGCCGAAACAGTGGAACAAGGTTGCCAATTTTTAGAAACACTACAACCTCCGTATGTATTGAAAGCAGATGGTTTGGCTGCCGGAAAAGGCGTGTTAATTATTCAAGATTTGGCAGAAGCCAAAGAAGAATTGCGCAATATGTTGGTGCACCAAAAATTTGGATCTGCTAGCGCCAAAGTAGTAATCGAAGAATTCTTAGACGGAATTGAATTGAGTTGTTTCGTTTTGACCGACGGGAAGAGCTATAAAATTTTACCAACAGCCAAAGATTACAAACGTATTGGCGAAGGCGACACCGGCCTAAACACAGGCGGTATGGGAGCAGTTTCTCCGGTTCCTTATGTTGACGCCATTTTGATGGAAAAAATCGAAAGCCGCATTGTAAAACCAACTATTAACGGATTTCAAAAAGACGGGATTCCGTACAAAGGATTCGTTTTTATTGGGTTAATCAATGTAAAGGGAGAGCCTATCGTGATTGAATACAATGTGCGAATGGGCGATCCAGAAACTGAAGTGGTCATTCCAAGATTGAAAACCGATTTAGTCGAATTATTTTTGGCGGTAGCCAATGAAAAGCTAGACCAAATTGCGTTAGAAGTTGACCAAAGAAGCGCTACAACGATTATGGTAGTTTCAGGAGGTTATCCAGAAGAATTTGAAAAAGGAAAAGTCATTACAGGACTAGAAAATATAACCGATTCGATTGTGTTTCACGCAGGAACGAAATTAGAAAACAATCAAGTGGTATCCAATGGAGGACGTGTATTAACCGTGACTTCGTATGGCGATAACTTTGAAGAAGCCATAAAAAAATCTTACCAAAATATCGCTAAGCTTCAATTTGATAAGATGTATTTTAGAAGAGATATTGGAAACGACTTAAAGTAG
- a CDS encoding GH3 auxin-responsive promoter family protein — MSIKSIAARLFASQVVKKTKAWSSNSVATQNKVFQELIRQAKNTQFGKDHHFEQIQTPSDFAQQVPVRDYEQLKPYVDRVVKGEENVLWKGKPLYFAKTSGTTSGAKYIPLTKESMPYHIEAARNAILHYIHETGKADFVDGKMIFLQGSPILEEKNGINLGRLSGIVAHFVPKYLQKNRMPSWETNCIEDWETKVNAIVEETFNENMSVISGIPSWVQMYFEKLQQKANKPVGDIFPNFNLFIYGGVNYEPYRAKFENLIGRKVDSIELFPASEGFFAYQDSQKEKGMLLLLNSGIFYEFIKSEEFSAENPRRYTIGEVELGVNYVLILSTNAGLWGYNIGDTVQFTSLAPYRVVVSGRIKHYISAFGEHVIGKEVESALQEAMEGTSIRVNEFTVAPQINPTEGLPYHEWLIEFENAPDNLAVFALQIDDAMRKQNVYYDDLIVGNVLRPLVITNVSKNGFQDYMKSIGKLGGQNKIPRLSNDRKIADALNPK; from the coding sequence ATGTCTATAAAATCAATTGCAGCCCGGTTATTTGCAAGTCAAGTAGTCAAAAAAACCAAAGCCTGGTCATCTAATTCAGTTGCGACCCAAAACAAAGTTTTCCAAGAATTAATTCGTCAAGCGAAAAACACGCAATTTGGAAAAGACCATCATTTTGAACAAATACAAACTCCGTCTGATTTTGCTCAACAAGTTCCTGTTCGTGATTACGAACAATTAAAACCCTATGTTGATCGCGTGGTGAAAGGCGAGGAGAACGTACTTTGGAAAGGCAAACCGTTGTATTTTGCTAAAACTTCAGGAACTACCTCGGGAGCCAAATACATTCCGCTGACCAAGGAATCCATGCCGTATCATATCGAGGCAGCTCGTAATGCTATTTTACATTACATTCACGAAACAGGCAAGGCTGATTTTGTAGATGGTAAAATGATTTTCTTGCAAGGCAGCCCGATTTTGGAAGAAAAAAACGGAATTAATCTTGGCCGTTTGTCAGGAATTGTAGCGCATTTTGTTCCAAAATATTTACAAAAAAACCGCATGCCTTCATGGGAAACCAATTGTATTGAAGATTGGGAAACCAAAGTCAACGCTATTGTGGAAGAAACATTCAACGAAAACATGTCGGTCATTTCTGGAATTCCGTCTTGGGTTCAAATGTATTTCGAAAAACTACAACAAAAAGCCAATAAGCCTGTTGGAGACATTTTCCCCAATTTCAATTTGTTTATTTATGGCGGGGTCAATTACGAACCGTACCGTGCTAAATTTGAAAATTTAATAGGTCGAAAAGTCGATTCAATTGAACTTTTCCCTGCTTCTGAAGGGTTTTTTGCCTACCAAGATTCCCAAAAAGAGAAAGGCATGTTGTTGTTATTGAATTCCGGAATTTTCTATGAATTTATTAAGAGCGAGGAATTTTCTGCCGAAAACCCTCGTCGTTATACCATTGGCGAAGTCGAATTGGGGGTGAATTACGTTTTAATTCTATCAACTAATGCGGGCCTTTGGGGTTATAATATTGGCGACACGGTTCAATTTACCAGTTTAGCACCTTATCGAGTAGTGGTTTCGGGCCGAATCAAACATTATATTTCCGCTTTTGGCGAACATGTGATTGGCAAAGAGGTAGAAAGCGCTTTGCAAGAAGCTATGGAAGGGACATCAATTCGCGTTAATGAATTTACAGTCGCGCCTCAAATTAACCCAACCGAAGGATTGCCTTACCATGAATGGCTAATTGAATTTGAAAACGCCCCCGATAATTTAGCTGTATTTGCATTACAAATTGACGATGCGATGCGCAAGCAAAATGTCTATTATGACGATTTAATTGTGGGGAATGTTTTGCGGCCATTGGTAATTACCAACGTCTCAAAAAACGGTTTTCAAGACTATATGAAATCGATCGGGAAATTAGGAGGGCAGAACAAAATCCCGCGACTGTCAAACGATAGAAAAATAGCCGATGCGCTAAACCCAAAATAA
- a CDS encoding DUF4254 domain-containing protein, which produces MFSKLAYSVFEKSIQDYHQFDNVDQPINNPFPKDQFEHLLYLKNWIDTVQWHFEDIIRDPNIDPVAALTLKRRIDASNQERTDMVEYIDSYFLQKYSHVNAKPEAKINSESPAWAFDRLSILALKIYHMQEEVSRPDASQEHKDKCQEKLNILLEQRTDLSTAIDDLLADIENGNKFMKVYKQMKMYNDDDLNPVLYQNKK; this is translated from the coding sequence ATGTTTTCAAAATTAGCCTATTCTGTATTCGAAAAAAGTATCCAAGATTATCATCAATTTGATAACGTGGACCAACCCATCAATAATCCTTTTCCTAAGGACCAATTCGAACATTTATTGTACCTAAAAAATTGGATCGATACGGTGCAATGGCATTTTGAAGATATTATTCGCGACCCGAATATTGATCCCGTGGCGGCTTTGACTTTGAAAAGACGAATTGACGCTTCGAATCAGGAACGCACCGATATGGTGGAATACATTGACAGTTATTTTCTTCAAAAATACAGTCATGTAAATGCCAAACCAGAAGCTAAAATCAACTCTGAAAGTCCCGCTTGGGCTTTTGACCGTTTGTCTATTTTGGCACTGAAAATTTACCATATGCAAGAGGAGGTAAGTCGTCCCGATGCATCGCAAGAACACAAAGACAAATGCCAAGAAAAACTCAATATTTTATTGGAACAAAGAACGGATTTGTCGACAGCCATTGACGATTTGTTGGCGGATATCGAAAACGGAAATAAATTCATGAAAGTGTACAAACAAATGAAAATGTACAATGATGATGATTTGAATCCGGTGCTTTACCAAAACAAAAAGTAA
- the upp gene encoding uracil phosphoribosyltransferase: MQIHHLSENNSVLNHFLGQIRDVNIHNDSLRFRKNMERIGEIMAYELSKNLDYQAVVIPTPLGTKATQYIKNSLVICSILRAGLTLHNGFLNYFDAAENGFISAYRHHPNNDDFFEIIVQYQAVADITNKTVVIVDPMLATGQSIVAVFKQLMERGAPAIIHIAVVIAAPEGIAHLEAELPDNCHLWIASIDDHLNEHSYIVPGLGDAGDLAYGIKL; the protein is encoded by the coding sequence ATGCAAATTCATCATCTGTCGGAAAATAATAGTGTTCTAAATCATTTCTTGGGTCAAATTCGCGATGTCAATATCCACAACGATAGCCTCCGTTTTAGAAAAAACATGGAGCGCATTGGTGAAATTATGGCCTATGAACTGAGTAAAAATTTGGACTATCAAGCAGTTGTAATTCCAACTCCGTTAGGAACAAAAGCAACGCAGTATATAAAAAATTCATTGGTGATTTGCTCAATTCTTAGGGCAGGTTTAACACTACACAATGGGTTCTTAAACTATTTTGACGCTGCCGAAAACGGATTTATTTCGGCTTACCGCCACCATCCTAATAACGATGATTTTTTCGAAATCATAGTACAGTACCAAGCGGTTGCAGATATTACTAATAAAACGGTTGTAATTGTAGATCCAATGTTGGCTACTGGCCAATCTATAGTAGCCGTATTTAAACAATTAATGGAAAGAGGCGCTCCTGCTATAATTCATATAGCAGTCGTGATTGCCGCGCCTGAAGGAATTGCACATTTAGAAGCGGAACTCCCTGATAATTGCCATCTTTGGATTGCTTCAATAGACGATCATCTCAACGAACACAGCTATATTGTCCCTGGATTAGGAGATGCAGGGGATTTGGCATACGGTATAAAATTATAA
- a CDS encoding glycosyltransferase family 9 protein, translating to MGDVAMTVPVVRALANQYPELKITVISRSFFQPFYNGIPNLHFFHFDEKERHKGIVGLWRLFQDLKSFNIDAFADLHNVLRSKVLRTLFSLSGKKTAFVDKGRAEKKALTRVENKIFQPLTTMFDRHQLVFEALGFPIDLSRPQFPEKAKISQSELATIVSQSNTVIGIAPFAQYDSKVYPLDLMQEVIDALASHKNSTIFLFGGGQKEKEQLQSLVGNKTNVLNMAGKIPFQEELNLISNLDVMLSMDSGNGHIAAILGIPVVTLWGATHPFAGFLPFNQSLDNALVSDRNQYPNLPTSVYGNKRVAGYENAMRTILPEQVVARMEDVLRSKK from the coding sequence ATGGGAGATGTCGCCATGACGGTTCCTGTTGTAAGGGCGTTGGCAAACCAATATCCCGAGCTAAAAATAACAGTAATTTCACGTTCGTTTTTCCAGCCTTTTTATAATGGAATTCCGAATCTTCATTTTTTTCATTTTGACGAAAAAGAACGTCACAAAGGAATTGTAGGATTGTGGCGTTTGTTTCAAGATTTGAAATCTTTTAATATCGATGCTTTTGCCGATTTACACAATGTGTTGCGTTCCAAAGTACTTCGCACTTTATTCTCTTTAAGCGGTAAAAAAACAGCTTTTGTAGACAAAGGACGCGCTGAGAAAAAAGCACTAACACGTGTTGAAAATAAAATTTTCCAACCCTTAACCACCATGTTTGATAGACACCAATTGGTTTTTGAAGCCTTGGGGTTTCCAATCGATTTGTCTCGACCTCAATTTCCTGAAAAAGCAAAAATTTCCCAATCTGAATTAGCTACCATTGTGTCTCAATCCAATACGGTAATTGGGATTGCGCCTTTTGCCCAATACGATTCTAAAGTGTATCCGCTAGATTTAATGCAGGAAGTAATTGACGCATTGGCAAGCCATAAAAACAGCACTATTTTCCTCTTTGGCGGCGGCCAAAAAGAAAAAGAACAATTGCAGTCACTCGTTGGAAACAAAACGAATGTTTTGAATATGGCGGGAAAGATACCGTTTCAAGAAGAATTAAATTTGATCAGTAATCTAGACGTGATGCTATCCATGGATTCGGGCAACGGACATATTGCCGCCATTTTGGGTATTCCGGTGGTGACACTTTGGGGCGCTACTCATCCGTTTGCCGGATTTTTACCGTTTAATCAATCGTTAGACAACGCTTTGGTTTCCGACAGAAACCAATACCCAAACCTACCTACTTCGGTGTACGGGAATAAAAGAGTAGCGGGATATGAAAACGCCATGCGAACCATTCTTCCGGAGCAAGTGGTGGCTCGAATGGAAGATGTTCTTAGGAGTAAAAAATAA
- the tatA gene encoding twin-arginine translocase TatA/TatE family subunit: MGRLGVTEILVILAVVLLLFGGKKIPELMKGLGSGIKEFKNAAKDDSSAKKEEDTKE, translated from the coding sequence ATGGGAAGATTAGGTGTTACAGAAATCCTTGTTATTTTAGCAGTTGTATTATTGCTTTTTGGAGGTAAAAAAATTCCAGAACTTATGAAAGGTTTAGGAAGCGGAATTAAAGAATTTAAAAACGCTGCTAAAGACGATTCATCTGCAAAGAAAGAAGAAGATACTAAAGAGTAA
- a CDS encoding ferredoxin--NADP reductase produces the protein MSSFLKLIIKEVKRETKDAVSILFSVPEELQSQYTFIAGQYINLKLTLDNQEIRRAYSICSAPHSGELRIAVKAVSNGLFSQFANTKLKAGDVLEVGKPEGKFTFEPQADRQRNYAAFVAGSGITPALSILKSVLQNEPKSTFVLVYGNKSPEDTIFHQELQDLQSQFVGRLFVQYVYSQAKADGALSGRIDKTTVNYILKEKHASLDFDKFYLCGPEEMINTVSDALKEKNVKESDIKFELFSSSTKENTIEQSLDGHAQITVMVDDEETTFEMSAKQTILDAALKQGIDAPYSCQGGICSSCLARVTEGTAEMTKNSILSEKEVADGLILTCQAHPTSATIRVDFDDV, from the coding sequence ATGTCTTCCTTTTTAAAATTAATTATTAAAGAAGTAAAACGCGAAACCAAAGACGCTGTTTCCATTCTTTTTTCAGTCCCAGAAGAATTACAATCCCAATATACTTTTATTGCCGGTCAATACATTAACCTGAAATTGACATTGGATAATCAAGAAATCCGTCGCGCCTATTCGATTTGTTCAGCACCTCATAGTGGCGAATTACGCATTGCGGTAAAAGCGGTTTCTAACGGGCTTTTTTCGCAGTTTGCCAATACCAAGCTCAAAGCAGGTGATGTCCTTGAAGTAGGAAAACCAGAAGGAAAATTCACCTTTGAACCTCAGGCTGATCGCCAACGCAATTATGCTGCTTTTGTGGCCGGTAGCGGTATTACTCCTGCTCTTTCTATTTTGAAATCGGTTTTGCAAAACGAACCAAAAAGCACTTTTGTTTTGGTATACGGAAACAAATCGCCAGAAGACACTATTTTCCACCAAGAATTACAGGATTTACAATCGCAATTTGTTGGACGATTATTTGTTCAATATGTGTATAGCCAAGCGAAAGCAGACGGAGCTTTGTCTGGACGTATAGACAAAACTACCGTGAATTATATCTTGAAAGAAAAACACGCGAGTTTGGATTTTGACAAGTTCTATTTGTGTGGACCTGAAGAAATGATCAACACCGTTTCTGATGCTTTGAAAGAAAAAAATGTTAAAGAATCGGATATCAAGTTTGAATTATTTTCTAGTTCCACTAAAGAAAACACTATCGAACAATCCTTAGATGGACATGCTCAAATTACCGTAATGGTAGATGATGAGGAAACTACTTTTGAAATGTCGGCAAAACAAACCATCTTGGATGCTGCTTTAAAACAAGGTATTGATGCTCCGTATTCTTGTCAAGGCGGAATTTGCAGTAGTTGTTTAGCGCGCGTTACTGAAGGAACTGCCGAAATGACTAAGAACTCTATTCTTTCCGAAAAAGAAGTGGCTGACGGACTGATATTGACTTGTCAAGCGCATCCTACTTCGGCTACAATTCGAGTAGATTTTGATGATGTTTAA
- a CDS encoding DUF6341 family protein — protein MKSFFEGIQFLFVDVLFAPLDFLRSLELSSWTAANAINWIFMIVCAAAIVYWIKQLQIFDEAGTENQDTTAHSFLK, from the coding sequence ATGAAATCATTTTTCGAAGGAATTCAATTTTTATTTGTAGATGTGTTATTTGCTCCACTTGATTTTTTAAGATCTTTAGAGTTGTCTTCATGGACTGCTGCTAATGCAATCAACTGGATCTTTATGATCGTTTGTGCTGCTGCTATTGTTTATTGGATCAAACAATTACAAATTTTTGACGAAGCAGGTACAGAAAATCAAGATACTACTGCACATTCATTCTTGAAATAA
- a CDS encoding DUF6427 family protein codes for MIASVFKKSTPLNYALIVFLVLFFFFIYQIQDTSWMSSVVLLLKKGFTFLVILASVFLTSFIGKRNGLTKDSSYTAVFFILLLLFFPSILNNLNILLANFFVLLALRRLISLQSMKASKEKIFDASLWIILASLFHFWAILFLILVFISIILLVSRDYTNWVLPFVALFAVGILFAFFTSFFGINTLEYLNKSTQVDLALDYFANSNQNLAFSIYVSVALFFVFSMFISLSHRPSMTQTSYKKMVASFFIGVIVFVLSANKSSDFLVFTIAPLAILASAHLEYSQTRFKQEIAFGLVLLCSLFSFVGQL; via the coding sequence ATGATTGCAAGTGTTTTTAAAAAATCTACACCATTAAATTATGCTTTAATTGTATTTTTAGTGTTGTTTTTCTTTTTTATCTACCAAATTCAAGATACTTCTTGGATGTCATCGGTTGTTTTACTGCTAAAAAAAGGATTTACTTTTCTAGTTATTTTAGCTTCTGTTTTCTTGACAAGTTTTATTGGAAAACGCAATGGATTGACTAAAGACAGCAGTTATACTGCGGTTTTTTTCATCTTACTTTTGTTGTTTTTCCCTTCTATTTTGAACAATTTAAATATTTTGTTGGCTAATTTTTTTGTTTTATTAGCCCTGCGCCGTTTGATTTCGTTGCAGTCCATGAAAGCCTCTAAAGAAAAAATATTTGATGCTTCTTTGTGGATCATTTTAGCATCGCTTTTTCATTTTTGGGCCATTTTGTTCTTGATATTAGTTTTTATTTCGATTATTTTATTGGTTTCAAGAGATTATACGAATTGGGTTTTGCCTTTTGTTGCCTTATTTGCCGTAGGAATTTTGTTTGCGTTTTTCACTTCTTTTTTCGGAATCAATACTTTGGAATATTTAAATAAAAGCACGCAAGTAGATCTAGCACTTGATTATTTTGCGAATTCCAATCAAAACCTAGCCTTTTCAATTTATGTTTCGGTCGCCTTGTTTTTTGTGTTTTCGATGTTTATTTCGTTATCGCATCGTCCATCAATGACACAAACTTCCTATAAAAAAATGGTCGCTTCCTTTTTTATTGGTGTCATTGTTTTTGTGCTTTCTGCAAATAAAAGCAGTGATTTTTTAGTGTTTACTATCGCTCCTTTGGCCATTTTAGCAAGCGCGCACCTTGAGTATTCTCAAACCAGATTCAAGCAAGAAATAGCGTTTGGATTAGTACTGCTGTGTAGCTTATTTTCCTTTGTGGGCCAATTATAA
- a CDS encoding DUF6909 family protein, which produces MDTKNISRSRAQESSAAIERLYITMRHLFNRGFYKPMGVSGDTLREALLALRPEIYGNIADEKVELNGLLYVIERLPIGIEECRFINLTSEEGYAKSHFKAIVPPKRRRNCYRIDEDQMNVVITRGRSDIYDILTHLTFIFIESHKIKNRVLLDEAGEVSHDWKKLEIAVQHNKKLTQVEKEKAISHTANILGRTFEEILDIYDAFGSATTPDRFLHVIYWLGKLAIEEMVENNKRTITFSPVLRERLGHHIHGEIWATNIKEVLKENNLLGRPIHVISANMHSVMNSIFAVPALKTKFKNQTDFFIYEELSKSGANEVRDLVEAIALKQGMISLPDTSGTNIDVQIFDTAKIDWSKTSFPKADLGEEKPVIIVMDYAFGEQAYETIDELFKPYKKDTFLNAQSISIMGKAGILEGGKGDIMIPNAHINEGTADNYFFENELTADMFEGNDIAVFAGPMVTVLGTSLQNRDLLQFFHESTWRAIGLEMEGAYYQKAIQSASRIRKSVPKDIKVRYAYYASDNPLETGSTLASGGLGTTGVKPTYLITIKILEQIFNVK; this is translated from the coding sequence ATGGATACTAAAAACATTTCGCGCTCACGAGCGCAAGAGTCGTCAGCAGCTATTGAACGACTGTACATTACCATGAGGCATTTATTCAACCGCGGTTTTTACAAGCCGATGGGAGTTTCTGGAGACACTTTACGAGAAGCTTTATTAGCTTTACGCCCAGAAATTTACGGAAACATTGCCGATGAAAAAGTAGAACTTAACGGACTCTTGTACGTTATTGAACGCCTCCCAATTGGAATCGAAGAATGCCGATTCATCAACCTGACTTCAGAAGAAGGTTATGCAAAATCGCACTTCAAAGCGATTGTTCCTCCCAAAAGACGCCGTAATTGCTATCGTATTGACGAAGACCAAATGAACGTAGTGATTACTCGTGGTCGTTCCGATATTTATGATATTTTGACCCACCTGACTTTCATTTTTATTGAATCGCACAAGATCAAAAACAGAGTGTTGTTGGACGAAGCAGGAGAGGTATCACACGATTGGAAAAAATTAGAAATTGCCGTTCAGCACAATAAAAAACTAACTCAAGTAGAGAAAGAAAAAGCGATTTCTCATACTGCTAATATTTTGGGCAGAACTTTTGAAGAAATTTTAGACATCTATGATGCCTTTGGCTCAGCGACAACTCCAGATCGATTTTTACACGTTATTTATTGGTTAGGAAAATTAGCCATCGAAGAAATGGTTGAAAATAACAAACGCACCATTACGTTCAGCCCAGTGTTGAGAGAGCGTTTGGGACACCATATTCATGGAGAGATTTGGGCGACCAATATCAAAGAAGTTTTAAAAGAAAACAATTTATTAGGCAGACCTATCCACGTGATTAGTGCCAATATGCACTCGGTGATGAACTCTATTTTTGCGGTTCCTGCCCTGAAAACGAAATTCAAAAACCAAACCGATTTCTTTATTTATGAGGAATTAAGTAAATCAGGTGCGAATGAAGTTCGCGATCTAGTCGAAGCGATTGCCTTGAAACAAGGGATGATTTCGCTACCCGACACTTCAGGAACGAATATCGATGTACAAATTTTTGACACGGCTAAAATAGATTGGAGCAAAACATCTTTCCCAAAAGCTGATTTAGGCGAAGAAAAACCCGTAATAATTGTTATGGATTACGCCTTTGGCGAGCAAGCCTACGAAACGATAGACGAGTTGTTCAAACCGTACAAAAAAGATACCTTCTTGAACGCCCAGTCGATTTCAATTATGGGAAAGGCCGGAATTTTAGAAGGAGGCAAGGGAGATATTATGATTCCGAATGCCCATATCAATGAAGGAACGGCAGATAATTACTTTTTTGAAAATGAATTAACTGCCGATATGTTTGAAGGCAATGACATTGCTGTTTTTGCAGGACCCATGGTCACGGTTTTGGGGACCTCATTGCAAAACAGGGATTTGTTGCAATTTTTCCACGAATCGACTTGGAGAGCCATCGGATTAGAAATGGAAGGCGCCTATTATCAAAAAGCCATTCAATCGGCTTCGAGAATTAGAAAAAGCGTACCCAAAGACATCAAAGTGCGCTATGCTTATTATGCTTCAGATAATCCACTAGAAACCGGAAGCACATTGGCTTCAGGAGGTTTAGGGACTACAGGAGTAAAACCAACTTATTTGATTACGATCAAAATTTTGGAACAAATTTTTAATGTAAAATAA